The region GTGTTTATCTTctttgtgaaaaagaaaaacccaatGTCTGCTGGTAAGCAAAACATAAGGCAAGTAAAACCTTTGTCTGACAGCATGGAAACTCCACAGAGCACCATTATATTCCACTAAGTAACGCTCATCGTGTATAGGACCTCTGCCAGTTGTAAATGGCGTGGATGCTATGGGAACATGCTGGCACACGTTTGTATGAACTGATGCTGCGATGGCGGAGCACCCTTCCAGCTGAAACCCCCCCCCAGTCCCCTCCTTCTGGCTGCCAGTTGCTTGGCTCTCTCCTCTGCATTGAAGAAGTCTGTGGTTGCCCTGAAGAATTCAAGCAGAGCCGTGTGACTCCATTTGGCCCCGTGGCTCTCTGTCCTACAGTTGGATGCACCCACAGGGCCAAAGCTACCAGAAGCCCTCTCTTCAGACTGGGTGGAGAAGCCACAGTGACCTCCGTGGTCCAtgagaaggagaaaaaaatgtggGTTTGTCTCGAAAAGTTCTAAAGGTATGGTGGACTGGGTTTCTCCTCGAACCAGGTCGTCACGGGCGCAGATGCTCAGAACAGGAATAGCCACTTCGTCAACATCTCTTAAGGGTTCATTGCGTTCCCAGTAAGCATCCCAAGAGCCAAACGATGTGCTGCAAGTGGCTCCTGCCGTTGCAGAGCTGGAACGTCCACGCTGACAGAACAGCGTCTCCTCCAGGCCACGCAGGGAACAGCTGGAGAACAGGGTGTCAGTCTGCAGGGTCTCACCCAGTGCTGTTCTGTACCTGAACAAAGACATACATGCACATTTAGTCAGACACACGGAGGTGAAGGAACAAGGACACACAAACAGAGACAACACATTAAATCTGAAGAGCAGctggcttttatttttcctccaGATTTGATTTGAGAAAGTTTACCTGGATCACGATGTCACAGAAAATCAATGGCTTGCCAATGAGCAGGCCATCTGTTGCTACAGTAACTACAATTTTTTTGTTGGAGCTGAACCAATAAATGATTTGTGTGTTCTTCCATCTCTTTAGCTTTGAATGCACACCTGGTTGTGACTCCGCTTAGACGCTACAAACATGAATGTGTTTTGTCCTTGATCATTTTATATTTCTCTTCATATTAAAGCCAGCATGGTGGCTTGCATGTGAAGACTGCATGTTCCCTGAGAGTAATTTCTCTGGGTAGTCTTGTTTTCTTCTatagtccaaaaacatgcaattcAGCTTAAGTGTTACCTTCGAGAGGAAAGAGTAAAACTTCTAAAATCTAGAATAAATGTTACACTTGTTGCATTCTTTTAAGTTATATTTGATACCTGACCAAATATTTGCTACCATCTACTTCACATATGCAAAATTTctctttttgatcatttttgtttgtaaatCTTGGTCCAGGTTGACGTTTGCGCCTGTTTTTATGCAATGCTAAATTTCAGAAATTTGAGCTGCAACACTTATGTCCAAAAAGGGTTGGATTTGGTCAAATTCTCATGCATTCAACTATTCATACAATTTGGTATTTCCATTGTGGTTATACAGTGCTAACCGACAACAGTAATTGATGTAAACAGAACGCCCTCTAGTTCACCTTTACCTATTCGCACCTGCTCAAACAGATCTTCTGGTACAGCACCAGCATCCATTGCAGAGGCCAGCAGAGTCCCTTCTCAAACCAGCTCTGACACCGGAACACGGGGGACAGGCAGACGGCTGCCGTCACGTAGCTCGATGATCCACATTCTCCCAAGTAAGACAAGAGCAGGCCTGAACCTGTGCTCTCACTCACTGCATAAAGTTTTCCCGCGGGTTGGCGGTAGCGAATGTAGCGCACAGCCTCACGTAAATCTGATGGATCCCCAAACTGCTGCAGCTTCAGGGTGGTGAGTGGAGTGCCATTGTGGCTGCGGCGGTTAAATACTGCCGGAAGGTAACCATGGGAGAGAGCCATCTCACACAGCTGTAGAAAGGGAAGGGAGAAATAAAGTGGGTACATCAATAAACAACaggtaaataaacacatttcctACAACTGACATTTTAAGGACTCCAACTTATCCACCATGGATGGTTTTAAACTGGGACATATCTATAGTACGCCTAACCTAACCTTCCTGCTTAGCAGCAGCAACACTCATCCCTTCACCATTTCACCTGATGCTGGTAGACTTTCTCATCCATTACACGAAATGgaagacatttatttaaaaagaatcaaCCAGGGAATCAAAAAATAGTAAACAGTGTAGTTTTAGTAACAAAGAGTAGGCAGAAACAT is a window of Gouania willdenowi chromosome 13, fGouWil2.1, whole genome shotgun sequence DNA encoding:
- the abhd15a gene encoding LOW QUALITY PROTEIN: protein ABHD15 (The sequence of the model RefSeq protein was modified relative to this genomic sequence to represent the inferred CDS: deleted 1 base in 1 codon); the encoded protein is MLEWLVASCVVILAFFTWQCCKYPGPEPQADPLGNPGRCAPDRDGSFSGCSVFPSEGRAVALVCKPSALANYLLKHCRTFTNYSPCVGWTWRASAFLQSVYEMCWPCHSAVQFVRDNLQLSDDGLVALDWAVPCYQKRRRTSSHSTSPVLLIIPNSFGRITRNVIKLCEMALSHGYLPAVFNRRSHNGTPLTTLKLQQFGDPSDLREAVRYIRYRQPAGKLYAVSESTGSGLLLSYLGECGSSSYVTAAVCLSPVFRCQSWFEKGLCWPLQWMLVLYQKICLSRYRTALGETLQTDTLFSSCSLRGLEETLFCQRGRSSSATAGATCSTSFGSWDAYWERNEPLRDVDEVAIPVLSICARDDLVRGETQSTIPLELFETNPHFFLLLMDHGGHCGFSTQSEERASGSFGPVGASNCRTESHGAKWSHTALLEFFRATTDFFNAEERAKQLAARRRGLGGVSAGRVLRHRSISSYKRVPACSHSIHAIYNWQRSYTR